From a region of the Phaseolus vulgaris cultivar G19833 chromosome 6, P. vulgaris v2.0, whole genome shotgun sequence genome:
- the LOC137833581 gene encoding uncharacterized protein produces the protein MESPSQGLSQLCESSKQTPKDEFLQTTTRNTITGLKDCRELNVNPFIVLATIKHVVDDNDWWYKVQLRVIDDTDFTTFMLFDREASSLLSKSCTEMFESHDKNGNLPNEFAQILEKNILFKVDSKMDKGFRFEQTRVKKICVDEDIIQCFISDNNSSLEIYDQDGKKGKGKLPLTNASCENITEFGSECNESQSQTVDLSNENVIVTPLKRQSPPLLQVGKDNLPLKTFKRTVKIEK, from the exons ATGGAGTCTCCATCTCAGGGGCTCAGCCAACTGTGTgaatcttcaaagcaaactcCTAAAGATGAGTTTCTTCAGACCACCACTAGGAACACCATAACAGGGTTGAAGGATTGTAGAGAACTAAAC GTCAACCCATTCATAGTTCTTGCAACTATAAAACATGTTGTGGATGATAATGATTGGTG GTATAAAGTGCAACTTCGTGTGATAGATGACACTGATTTTACAACCTTCATGCTTTTTGACAGAGAAGCAAGTTCACTGCTGAGTAAATCATGTACTGAAATGTTTGAAAGCCATGATAAG aacGGAAATCTTCCAAATGAATTTGCACAAATATTggagaaaaatattttgtttaaggTTGATTCAAAAATGGATAAAGGCTTCAGGTTTGAGCAAACTagagttaaaaaaatttgtgtGGATGAAGACATCATTCAATGTTTCATCAGTGACAATAATAGTTCATTG GAGATATATGATCAAGatggaaaaaaaggaaaaggaaagctACCATTAACTAATGCTTCCTGTGAGAACATCACAGAG TTTGGGAGTGAATGCAATGAGTCGCAATCTCAAACTGTGGATTTGAGCAATGAAAATGTTATAGTGACTCCACTCAAGAGACAATCTCCACCATTGTTGCAAGTTGGAAAGGACAATCTGCCACTCAAGACATTCAAAAGAACTGTTAAAATTGAGAAGTga
- the LOC137832641 gene encoding uncharacterized protein — MAIAQDLYPSEDDLLYEEELLRNPFSLKLWWRYLIARSEAPFKKRFVIYERALKALPGSYKLWHAYLRERLDLVRNLPVTHSQYDTLNNTFERALVTMHKMPRIWIMYLQTLTNQKLVTRTRRTFDRALCALPVTQHDRIWEPYLVFVSQKGIPIETSLRVYRRYLKYDPSHIEDFIEFLLNSNLWQEASDRLASVLNDDQFYSIKGKTKHRLWLELCDLLTRHANEVSGLNVDAIIRGGIRKFTDEVGRLWTSLAEYYIRRGLHEKARDVFEEGMSTVITVRDFSVIFDSYSQFEESMLAYKMEEMGLSDEEDEGEENGFEDVKEEDIRFRGRLAEEDFERKILHGFWLNDKNDIDLRLARFDYLMERRPELANSVLLRQNPHNVEQWHRRVKLFEGNPTKQILTYTEAVRTIDPMKAVGKPHTLWVAFAKLYEQHKDLANARVIFDKAVQVNYKTVDNLASVWCEWAEMELKHKNFKGALELMRRATAEPSVEVKRKVAADGNEPVQMKLHKSLRLWTFYVDLEESLGSLESTRAVYERILDLRIATPQIIINYAYFMEEHKYFEDAFKVYERGVKIFKYPHVKDIWVTYLSKFVKRYGKNKLERARELFENAVESAPADQVKPLYLQYAKLEEDYGLAKRAMKVYDRATKAVPNNEKLSMYEIYISRAAEIFGVPKTREIYEQAIESGLPDKDVKTMCLKYAELEKSLGEIDRARGIYGFASQYADPRSDPEFWNKWQEFEIQHGNEDTFREMLRISRSISASYSQTHFILPEYLMHKDQAVILDEAKDKLKKAGIPEDEMAALERQLAPESDNTVTKDRKVGFVSAGVESQSDGGIKTSANNEDIELPEDSDSDDGDDKIEIAQKDVPSAVFGGLIRKRDEDEKNGEIDAAKDKDNENRLGALERIKRLKRN, encoded by the exons ATGGCCATTGCGCAAGATTTGTATCCCTCAGAAGACGACCTTTTGTACGAAGAGGAGTTGCTTCGAAACCCTTTCAGCCTTAAGCTATGGTGGCGTTACCTAATTGCGCGTTCGGAAGCTCCGTTCAAGAAGCGCTTCGTCATTTACGAGAGGGCACTGAAAGCGCTTCCCGGAAGCTACAAGCTGTGGCACGCCTACCTTCGGGAGCGCCTCGACCTCGTTCGCAACCTCCCCGTTACTCACTCTCAATACGACACGCTCAATAACACCTTCGAGCGTGCCTTAGTCACCATGCACAAGATGCCGCGAATTTGGATTATGTATCTGCAAACCCTAACCAATCAGAAATTGGTAACTCGGACTCGCAGGACCTTCGACAGGGCTCTCTGCGCCCTCCCAGTCACCCAGCACGATCGTATCTGGGAACCTTATCTTGTGTTCGTGAGCCAGAAGGGTATTCCCATTGAGACTTCTCTTCGGGTTTATCGCAGGTATTTGAAGTATGATCCCTCTCACATTGAGGATTTTATTGAGTTTTTGCTTAATTCGAATCTCTGGCAAGAGGCTTCTGATAGGCTGGCTTCGGTGCTCAATGACGACCAGTTTTACTCCATTAAGGGTAAGACCAAGCACCGGCTTTGGTTGGAGTTGTGTGATTTGCTCACACGCCATGCCAATGAGGTTTCTGGGTTGAATGTGGATGCTATCATTAGGGGTGGGATTAGGAAGTTCACTGATGAGGTGGGTAGGCTTTGGACTTCGCTTGCTGAGTACTACATTAGGAGGGGTTTGCATGAGAAGGCTAGGGATGTGTTTGAGGAGGGTATGTCTACTGTTATCACGGTCAGGGATTTTAGTGTTATATTTGATTCTTACTCGCAGTTTGAAGAGAGCATGCTTGCTTACAAGATGGAGGAGATGGGGTTGAGTGACGAAGAAGATGAGGGTGAAGAAAATGGCTTTGAGGATGTAAAAGAAGAGGATATTCGTTTCAGAGGAAGATTGGCGGAGGAGGATTTTGAGAGGAAGATTTTACATGGGTTTTGGTTGAATGACAAGAATGACATAGACTTGAGGTTGGCTCGGTTTGATTACCTTATGGAGAGGAGGCCAGAGTTGGCTAACAGTGTGCTTTTGCGTCAAAATCCTCATAATGTAGAACAGTGGCACAGGAGGGTGAAACTCTTTGAAGGGAATCCTACCAAGCAGATACTGACTTACACTGAAGCGGTGAGGACGATTGATCCCATGAAGGCAGTGGGAAAGCCTCATACTTTGTGGGTTGCGTTTGCGAAACTGTATGAGCAGCACAAAGATCTTGCCAATGCCCGTGTCATATTTGACAAGGCAGTGCAGGTGAACTACAAAACTGTGGATAATCTGGCTAGTGTCTGGTGTGAGTGGGCTGAAATGGAGTTAAAGCATAAAAATTTCAAAGGAGCACTTGAGCTGATGAGGCGGGCTACAGCTGAGCCATCAGTTGAGGTGAAGCGTAAAG TGGCTGCGGATGGAAATGAACCAGTCCAGATGAAGCTACATAAATCCTTGAGATTGTGGACATTTTATGTGGATTTGGAGGAAAGCCTAGGTTCTTTGGAATCTACACGTGCTGTTTATGAGCGAATTTTGGATTTACGAATAGCCACACCAcaaataataatcaattatgcATACTTTATGGAG GAACATAAGTACTTTGAAGATGCTTTTAAAGTTTATGAAAGAGGAGTAAAGATATTTAAGTACCCTCATGTTAAAGACATATGGGTTACTTATCTCTCTAAATTTGTGAAGAGATATGGAAAGAATAAATTGGAGCGAGCAAGAGAATTATTTGAAAATGCAGTTGAATCG GCCCCAGCTGATCAAGTAAAGCCGCTTTACCTGCAATATGCCAAACTGGAGGAGGACTATGGCCTAGCAAAGCGAGCTATGAAGGTTTATGATCGAGCAACAAAAGCTGTTCCTAACAATGAGAAGTTAAGCAtgtatgaaatatatatttctcGTGCGGCTGAGATATTTGGTGTGCCCAAAACAAGGGAGATCTATGAGCAGGCAATTGAATCTGGTCTTCCGGATAAGGATGTCAAAACCATGTGTTTGAAGTATGCTGAGCTGGAAAAAAGCTTGGGAGAAATTGACCGGGCCCGTGGAATATATGGATTTGCATCTCAATATGCAGATCCACGATCTGATCCTGAGTTTTGGAATAAGTGGCAAGAGTTTGAGATTCAACACGGGAATGAAGATACTTTCAGAGAAATGCTTCGTATTAGTCGAAGTATATCTGCAAGCTACAGCCAG ACACATTTTATACTGCCCGAGTATCTAATGCATAAGGATCAAGCTGTGATTCTTGATGAAGCCAAGGACAAGTTGAAAAAGGCTGGGATCCCTGAGGACGAAATGGCTGCTTTAGAAAGGCAATTAGCACCAGAATCTGACAATACAGTGACAAAAGATAGAAAAGTTGGGTTTGTGAGTGCTGGAGTGGAATCTCAGTCTGATGGAGGGATAAAAACTAGTGCAAATAACGAGGATATCGAGTTACCAGAAGACAGTGATTCTGATGACGGTGATGATAAGATTGAAATTGCACAAAAAGATGTTCCTTCTGCTGTGTTTGGTGGTTTGATTAGAAAGAGAGACGAGGATGAAAAGAATGGAGAGATAGATGCTGCAAAAGATAAGGATAATGAGAATCGGCTTGGTGCTCTTGAGAGAATAAAGAGGCTAAAACGAAATTAA